A window of Schistocerca cancellata isolate TAMUIC-IGC-003103 chromosome 1, iqSchCanc2.1, whole genome shotgun sequence genomic DNA:
TTACGTAAAAGATGGTAATGATGAAGAAGGAAATTACTATCAGTATGGAATGGATACTGATGCTAAACGCTCACTTttcagagagagagaaaatgatgaCAGTGGTCAAGATGTAGAATATCATCAAGTCTTACCTACATACTATGACAGCGAAAATAAGCAAGAAAATGTTTTACTACCTTCATTATTTCGAGAAAGATTTCTTACTCGGCCAGAAATTGACCAGGTTGTTGAACTGGAGAATATGAGACGCTATGCAGCAAAAGCCATAGCAAAGCAACTAGAAACTGATGAGGAAGAAAAACTGGAGAACAAAAGgaataatgatgaagaggaagaatatCTTTCACTCCTTCGTAATCTATGGGAAAAGTATAAAGAAACGAAACCTCAGCTTCTAGATTTCGATGATCTTACACAAAATGATATTCAGGAAATACTGTCTTCTTTAAGGAATGATAGGTCCAGTTTGCATAAAAGACAATATGGTTATGGCTCAGGATTTGATATTTTTAATAATGCAGGACTTATGGGTCAGTGGGGAACTGGTTCAAACAATTTTGCTAAGCGAAATAAGCAACGTGTTGAAGGTCCTGGCCAGCAGGGAGCGAACTTCTTATACTCCCTAAAGTTTGTGGCTCCAGAGGTAAACCGTGAAGCAGTTGAAACTCTCAAAGATAATGAAGGTATTGAGCTACCTGATGAGCGAGATGAAGATGTACTGCGTTTAGCATCAGGATTTGCAAGAAATAACCCTGAAGACTTGATGCAAATATATGGCAGACCAGCTACTATGGATGAAATTTACAGTCCAAATCAGGAAACGTATCAAACATTATCTTTAGAAACACCAGATATTGGTTCCAGAGCAACTTCTACAAAACACTTTTCTTCTCTTGCAAGGGATGTCAATGAATACCAGCAACTTTCACCTCCTAACTATATGGTAATTCCAGAAAGGACTTCAAATAAGAGATTCATCTATGAAGCTAAAAGGAAACGTTATCCTGTAACAAAACGCAGCTCAAACTTTTATGCAAGTCCACCTATGCTCCATCACAAGTCATTCAACTCTGAAGGAATTAAGGACACTAATAAGAAGAAAAGTTCTCCTATAACAGGTGTTACAGACCCAAAGGTCGCCCAGGAATTAAATCAAATATTCTCATCATCTGCTACTCATGATGATTCACCTAAGGCCAGTGAAAAGAAAGTAGATTCAGGAACTAATTCAAAGGTGACAACTTCTAAAGACCCAAAAGATCCAAACCACGAGACAACCACAACTCATTCAGTCACAACAGTGAGTGTGCAAGAAAATACCCAAAACAATGACACAGAAACAGGTACCAAATCTGCCCATAACAGAACATCAGGACCTAGAGAAGAGGGTAATCATAAATCACATGCCCATGGAACATCTTTACATAtggaaaaagaaactgcagaacCAATAACAATGAGTAAGATCCAAACACCTTTGGAAATTAAGAAAAAATCCATTGATTGGTCAGATTATTTTGGCATTGACAGAAGACGTAAGAAAACTGCACCTGAGACTGTAGAGACAAAAGATGGTGATGGCAACATGATTGATGATAATTGGTTACTAAATCAA
This region includes:
- the LOC126191042 gene encoding uncharacterized protein LOC126191042, which translates into the protein MQLRWILLLLVLPAAALAQARGDSLQTALDAVTRRQRDLTLPARPSGYYALSQYRHQAAPATDDDIAFLDTGRDFTGYGQPENIGAGYQKTISSGAAAYPAVLSDVPVHPPPNQLENMLLDYMKDAYVKDGNDEEGNYYQYGMDTDAKRSLFRERENDDSGQDVEYHQVLPTYYDSENKQENVLLPSLFRERFLTRPEIDQVVELENMRRYAAKAIAKQLETDEEEKLENKRNNDEEEEYLSLLRNLWEKYKETKPQLLDFDDLTQNDIQEILSSLRNDRSSLHKRQYGYGSGFDIFNNAGLMGQWGTGSNNFAKRNKQRVEGPGQQGANFLYSLKFVAPEVNREAVETLKDNEGIELPDERDEDVLRLASGFARNNPEDLMQIYGRPATMDEIYSPNQETYQTLSLETPDIGSRATSTKHFSSLARDVNEYQQLSPPNYMVIPERTSNKRFIYEAKRKRYPVTKRSSNFYASPPMLHHKSFNSEGIKDTNKKKSSPITGVTDPKVAQELNQIFSSSATHDDSPKASEKKVDSGTNSKVTTSKDPKDPNHETTTTHSVTTVSVQENTQNNDTETGTKSAHNRTSGPREEGNHKSHAHGTSLHMEKETAEPITMSKIQTPLEIKKKSIDWSDYFGIDRRRKKTAPETVETKDGDGNMIDDNWLLNQYYRTLAMVSNPLKKRMASHGHANSPNNNDNKRDTGKQQAYSTDIFSRSSQREATKKSLNTKEDTSIDDMDTKLRNMEDLIVNEAVKYTGSHEGTQDPKEIQEMKDKIMSRLAAAYSLEKMRLALAEFKSSLQAQMMSKYNPANLKSSLSNDNTQEESKMKRVAVKKEKAEDDKHNDDGDKKKKRNGIKNDAEEETSGEFLDGPVDVEPMSEGYMGRSSDDYETGCPVLDQILQKCRSIGYASEDHNQVFLSLCSLHQICNICGPEVGAPSSSACDLMFITEADSICEEEIKCQRMSHRILTLLHRGHPMGITGISTDHCSNESCLAQYFLTSPLPNNQPR